In Lotus japonicus ecotype B-129 chromosome 5, LjGifu_v1.2, one genomic interval encodes:
- the LOC130716658 gene encoding uncharacterized protein LOC130716658 codes for MESTVHAHNTETASVWTDEKHVNFLNTMEASFVRTMLHRRQDAPSNNRHHHLRLDRHLPDSAESTLDSKPRTSCKIKKHAPSDSTGSRARIASRRMRRRTSAQLRNSSQQPDQEVPQLENGREDASCVAGHHDKDQTSYS; via the exons ATGGAATCTACAGTGCACGCGCACAACACCGAAACGGCGTCGGTTTGGACCGATGAGAAGCACGTGAACTTCCTCAACACCATGGAAGCCTCCTTCGTACGCACAATGCTCCACCGCCGTCAAGATGCCCCTTCCAacaaccgccaccaccacctccgccTCGACCGCCACCTCCCTGATTCAGCTGAATCCACCTTGGATTCCAAACCTCGTACCAGCTGCAAAATCAAGAAACATGCACCTTCAG ATTCAACGGGTTCAAGAGCCAGAATTGCAAGtaggaggatgaggaggaggacATCAGCTCAATTGCGGAATTCATCACAACAACCGGATCAG GAGGTCCCACAACTAGAAAATGGAAGAGAAGATGCTTCTTGTGTTGCAGGTCACCATGATAAAGATCAGACAAGTTATTCATAG
- the LOC130720726 gene encoding uncharacterized protein LOC130720726 yields MLHFLLSYKNPLLQASLSLTLAFILAFFRIPIFFLHGLQTYIHPDSQPQSNGLRAAIRRPGIDNYQPLSSKTSAELRKRSKAKDKVDFDENNAQIFRLRLDEGHLQSRLYVDQYCAAFTVSFVALFSILLHSFLDSKEDHGLLKTGVIVPILLSILSLYSWGSTLAKTAFERSASRRSEKQLSIVFGVLGVFLGLMFVPEGASLVLDFHFGVPVDGPMRVFIAALMGCLAGFLFIPAGRSARCFWLGTDQIRCNLSMITCGWFASTILYANQLLVIFVALLWITPLSEIFVNTNYNNNKGGSGIGSAEKLVGNLGFLPSDFSNFRRWCLLGSSLLQIVAVRLNLQMYLNEALLSWYQRLHVSKVPDLDYSRAKMFLHNHYVCLVVLQFLGPPMLVLVFLGLSQIDSPSFGNLPSILPSSTFVKEVALFFAWWVNFLWAIYSSVILMLHRHCILYVS; encoded by the coding sequence ATGCTCCATTTCTTGCTATCGTACAAGAATCCATTGCTTCAAGCATCACTCTCCCTCACCCTCGCTTTCATCCTAGCCTTCTTCAGAATCcccatcttcttcctccacgGTCTTCAAACCTACATCCACCCCGATTCCCAACCCCAATCCAATGGCCTCAGAGCCGCCATTCGCCGCCCCGGGATCGACAACTACCAACCCTTATCCTCCAAAACCTCCGCAGAGCTCAGGAAGAGAAGCAAGGCCAAGGACAAGGTCGATTTCGACGAAAACAATGCTCAGATCTTCAGGCTGAGACTCGATGAGGGTCACCTTCAATCTCGTCTCTATGTTGATCAGTATTGTGCTGCTTTCACCGTTTCCTTTGTTGCCCTTTTCTCTATTTTGCTTCACAGCTTCTTAGATTCGAAGGAGGATCATGGGTTATTGAAAACTGGGGTTATAGTTCCGATTCTGTTATCAATTTTGAGTCTTTACTCGTGGGGTTCGACGCTTGCGAAGACCGCGTTCGAGCGATCCGCGTCTAGGCGGTCGGAGAAGCAATTGAGCATTGTTTTTGGGGTTTTGGGGGTTTTCTTAGGGCTAATGTTTGTTCCTGAGGGTGCTTCATTGGTTTTGGATTTCCATTTCGGGGTTCCGGTTGATGGGCCTATGAGGGTTTTCATTGCAGCATTGATGGGTTGCCTTGCAGGTTTTCTGTTCATTCCTGCTGGTAGAAGTGCAAGATGCTTTTGGCTCGGAACTGATCAAATTCGTTGCAATTTGTCAATGATAACTTGTGGCTGGTTCGCCAGCACGATCCTGTATGCGAATCAATTGTTGGTTATATTTGTGGCTTTGCTGTGGATTACCCCATTGTCTGAAATTTTTGTAAACACTAACTACAATAATAATAAGGGAGGTAGTGGTATTGGTAGTGCAGAGAAATTGGTGGGGAATCTGGGGTTTTTGCCATCTGATTTCAGTAACTTTAGGCGTTGGTGCTTGTTGGGGTCAAGTTTGTTGCAGATTGTGGCGGTACGGCTAAACCTGCAAATGTATCTGAATGAAGCTTTGTTGTCTTGGTACCAAAGGCTTCATGTTAGCAAGGTTCCTGATCTGGATTATAGCAGGGCGAAGATGTTCCTGCATAACCACTATGTGTGCCTTGTGGTTTTGCAATTTCTTGGTCCTCCTATGCTGGTACTTGTCTTTCTTGGCTTATCTCAGATTGATAGTCCTTCCTTTGGAAATTTACCATCTATACTGCCGAGCTCTACTTTTGTCAAGGAAGTTGCTTTGTTTTTTGCTTGGTGGGTTAACTTTCTGTGGGCAATATACTCTTCAGTGATCCTTATGCTACATCGCCATtgtattttatatgtttcttga
- the LOC130718853 gene encoding uncharacterized protein LOC130718853 gives MVIRKELVDQDWEIYLHSFDEDTAWGVDYRQEKNVYVGGATIFKRDQAGQIVETQPIRGKIRFPHAPFRFGLPLGMDFLSGSESDPSEGPGYESGEGSEPSVTSEYRNPTEGLLVPKEEPVSPIAPPEQELNQGLMDPVPLGFGWSLEALRQWNLDMKVELLKPGEETPEPSNMWAREDADCNEWP, from the coding sequence atggtgatccggaaggagctagtggatcaggactgggagatttATCTCCATAGTTTTGATGAGGACACGGCCTGGGGTGTCGACTACCGCCAGGAGAAGAACGTGTACGTCGGCGGCGCGACCATCTTCAAAAGAGACCAAGCTGGGCAGATTGTTGAGACTCAGCCTATCAGAGGGAAGATTCGGTTTCCTCACGCACCCTTCCGTTTTGGACTCCCCTTAGGGATGGATTTTCTCAGCGGTTCGGAGTCGGACCCTAGTGAGGGGCCAGGCTACGAGTCAGGCGAGGGGAGCGAGCCTTCAGTGACTTCCGAGTACCGGAATCCGACAGAGGGACTTTTGGTGCCGAAGGAGGAGCCGGTGAGCCCCATTGCACCACCCGAGCAAGAGCTGAATCAGGGACTCATGGATCCCGTACCATTAGGGTTTGGGTGGAgcttggaggcattgaggcagTGGAACCTGGACATGAAAGTTGAGCTTCTGAAACCAGGAGAGGAGACGCCGGAGCCTTCCAACATGTGGGCCAGAGAAGATGCAGACTGCAACGAGTGGCCTTGA
- the LOC130720513 gene encoding glycine-rich cell wall structural protein 1-like, protein MNIKSFIFLCSLSAVVFISTVLADRLSEDEIRVARGTHESHVVCDRKKENSFNGEKLNIEAYHTNCKGNTGGSGGYGGGSGGGGGGGGGGSGGSGEGGYGGGGSVGSGGGSGGSGSEGGGSGGGGYGSGGSGGGGSEGGGGGSSGGSGGGGGGGGGYSGGGGSGSGGSGGEAGGSGGGDYSGGGSSGGSGGGGGGESGGGSGGGSGGGGYGGGGGSGGGSEGGVGGGSGGGGGGSEGGSGGGGGSGGGDGEAGGSGGGGYSGGGSSGGSGGGGGGESGGGSGGGSGGGGYGGGGGSGGGGGGGGSEGGSGGGCGSGGGGYGGGGSGSGGGSGGGSGGGGYGESGNHGHKGRKVEGY, encoded by the exons ATGAATATCAAGTCTTTTATCTTCTTGTGTTCTCTTTCTGCTGTGGTTTTCATATCTACGGTGTTGGCTGATAGACTATCTGAAGATGAGATCAGAG TTGCTCGTGGAACTCATGAAAGTCATGTGGTGTGTGATCGCAAGAAAGAAAATT CTTTTAATGGTGAAAAGTTGAACATAGAAGCTTATCATACAAATTGCAAAGGAAATACAGGAGGTAGTGGCGGATatggtggcggtagtggtggtggtggcggcggaggAGGCGGAGGCAGTGGTGGAAGTGGAGAAGGgggttatggtggtggtgggagtGTAGGATCAGGTGGTGGAAGCGGAGGAAGTGGTAGTGAAGGTGGTGGAAGTGGTGGAGGGGGTTATGGAAGTGGAGGAAGTGGAGGAGGTGGTAGtgaaggtggaggtggaggaagtagtggtggaagtggtggtggtggtggaggtggaggtggttaTAGCGGCGGTGGTGGAAGCGGGAGTGGAGGAAGTGGTGGTGAAGCTGGAGGAAGCGGTGGAGGTGATTATAGTGGTGGTGGAAGCAGTGGGggaagtggtggtggaggcggaggtgaaagtggtggtggtagcggaggtggaagtggtggaggtggttatggcggcggtggtggaagTGGTGGAGGAAGCGAAGGTGGAGTTGGTGGCGgaagtggtggaggtggtggtggaagtgAAGGAGgaagtggtggaggtggtggaagtggaggaggtgatggtgaagCTGGAGGAAGCGGTGGAGGTGGATATAGTGGTGGTGGAAGCAGTGGGggaagtggtggtggaggcggaggtgagagtggtggtggtagcggaggtggaagtggtggaggtggttatggcggcggtggtggaagtggtggaggtggtggtggtggtggaagtgaAGGAGGAAGTGGTGGAGGTTGTGGAAGTGGAGGAGGAGGTTATGGAGGCGGTGGAAGTGGAAGTGGTGGTGGAAGCGGAGGAGGAAGTGGAGGAGGAGGTTATGGAGAAAGCGGCAATCATGGCCATAAAGGACGAAAAGTTGAGGGATATTAA
- the LOC130718576 gene encoding leucine-rich repeat receptor protein kinase EMS1 produces the protein MLNQILLISTNHTLTFTLSSTMAFPFNLVLSYLVVFFPLCSAISDQNQNPEKSSLLSFKESLHNPHALSSWHPTTPHCNWVGVTCQLGRVTSLSLPSRSLGGTLSPAISSLTSLTVLNLEENQFSGEIPGELGGLVQLQTLKLGSNSFAGKIPPELGLLPELRTLDLSGNALAGEIPGSIGNLTGLQFLDLSNNVLSGSLPVTLFTGTPGLISVDVSNNSISGGIPAEIGNWKNLTALYVGINKLSGTLPKEIGELSKLEVFYSPNCLIEGPLPEEMAKMKSLTKLDLSYNPLRCSIPNFIGELQSLRILDLVFTQLNGSVPAELGNCRNLRSVMLSFNSLSGSLPEELSELPIITFSAEKNQLHGPLPSWLGKWTHVESLLLSTNRFSGVIPPELGNCTMMQHLSLTSNLLTGPIPEELCNAASLLDIDLEDNFLSGTIEKAFVNCKNLTQLVLMNNQIVGSIPQYLSELPLMVLDLDSNNFSGKIPSSLWNSTTLMEFSAANNQLEGSLPVEIGNATTLQRLVLSNNQLTGTIPKEIGSLTSLSVFNLNGNMLEGNIPSEIGDCVSLTTLDLGNNQLNGSIPEELGELLQLQCLVLSHNNLSGPIPAKKSSYFRQLTIPDLSFVQHLGVFDLSHNRLSGTIPDELGSCALVVDLLLSNNMLSGSIPGSLSHLTNLTTLDLSGNLLTGSIPPELGDALKLQGLYLGQNQLSDSIPESFEKLTGLVKLNLTGNKLSGRIPNRFGHMKELTHLDLSSNELTGELPSSLSGVQSLVGLYVQKNRLSGQVGELFSNSMTWRIETMNLSDNCFTGNLPGSLGNLSYLSNLDLHGNMLSGEIPLDLGNLMQLEYFDVSGNQLSGKIPDKLCSLSNLEYLDLSQNRLEGPIPRSGICRNLSSVRFVGNRNLCGQMLGINCQIKSIGKSALFNAWRLAVIGITIILIIISIAFVLHRWISRRHDPEALEERKLNSYIDQNLYFLSSSRSKEPLSINVAMFEQPLLKLTLADILEATDNFSKTNIIGDGGFGTVYKATLTSGKTVAVKKLSEAKTQGHREFMAEMETLGKVKHQNLVSLLGYCSIGEEKLLVYEYMVNGSLDLWLRNRTGGLEILNWNKRYKIATGAARGLAFLHHGFIPHIIHRDVKASNILLNEDFEPKVADFGLARLISACETHITTDIAGTFGYIPPEYGQSGRSTTRGDVYSFGVILLELVTGKEPTGPDFKEIEGGNLVGWVSQKIKKGHAADVLDPTVLDADSKQMMLQMLQIACVCLSDNPANRPTMLQVHKFLKGMKGE, from the coding sequence ATGCTCAACCAAATTCTTCTCATTAGTACAAACCACACTCTCACATTCACTCTCTCTTCAACAATGGCTTTTCCATTCAACCTCGTACTCTCGTACCTTGTCGTGTTCTTCCCTCTCTGTTCCGCCATTTCCgaccaaaaccaaaacccagaaaaatcttCCCTCCTTTCGTTCAAGGAGAGTCTTCACAACCCTCATGCTCTCTCTTCATGGCACCCCACAACCCCGCACTGCAACTGGGTTGGCGTAACTTGCCAACTCGGCCGAGTCACCTCGCTCTCTCTCCCCTCTCGTTCCCTCGGAGGCACTCTCTCTCCGGCCATCTCCTCTCTCACCTCTCTGACCGTCCTCAACCTCGAGGAGAATCAGTTTTCCGGCGAAATTCCCGGGGAGCTCGGTGGGCTGGTTCAGCTGCAAACTCTCAAACTCGGTTCCAACTCGTTCGCCGGAAAAATCCCGCCGGAGCTTGGGTTGTTACCGGAGCTTCGCACGCTTGACCTCTCCGGCAATGCCCTCGCCGGGGAGATTCCGGGGAGCATCGGGAACTTGACCGGGCTGCAGTTTCTGGACCTGAGCAATAATGTTCTCTCAGGTTCTCTTCCGGTCACTCTCTTCACCGGAACTCCGGGTTTGATTTCTGTTGATGTATCGAACAACTCAATTTCCGGTGGAATTCCGGCGGAGATTGGGAACTGGAAGAATCTCACTGCACTTTACGTGGGGATTAACAAGCTTTCAGGTACATTGCCTAAGGAAATCGGCGAGCTTTCGAAGCTTGAAGTTTTCTATTCACCTAACTGTTTGATCGAAGGACCCTTGCCTGAGGAAATGGCAAAGATGAAATCATTGACCAAGCTTGACCTTTCTTACAACCCCTTGAGGTGTTCTATCCCAAATTTCATTGGGGAGTTGCAGAGTTTGAGAATTTTGGACCTTGTGTTTACTCAGCTTAATGGGTCAGTGCCAGCTGAGCTTGGAAATTGTAGAAACCTCAGGTCTGTGATGCTATCTTTCAATTCACTCTCTGGTTCACTGCCTGAGGAGCTTTCTGAGCTTCCCATAATAACTTTCTCAGCTGAGAAGAATCAGCTCCATGGACCTTTGCCTTCTTGGCTTGGAAAATGGACTCATGTTGAATCTCTTTTGCTTTCTACAAACCGATTTTCTGGGGTGATTCCACCTGAGCTGGGGAATTGCACCATGATGCAGCATCTCAGTTTGACCAGCAATTTGTTGACAGGTCCCATACCTGAGGAGCTTTGTAATGCTGCCTCACTTTTGGACATTGATCTTGAAGACAACTTTCTTTCAGGTACAATTGAGAAAGCATTTGTCAATTGTAAGAACCTCACTCAATTAGTTTTGATGAACAATCAGATTGTTGGTTCTATACCACAGTACCTTTCTGAGCTTCCCTTGATGGTGCTGGACCTAGACTCCAACAATTTTAGTGGGAAAATTCCTTCTAGTCTCTGGAATTCAACAACACTGATGGAATTCTCTGCTGCCAATAACCAGTTGGAAGGCTCTCTTCCTGTAGAGATTGGGAATGCAACAACTCTACAGAGGCTTGTTCTTAGCAATAATCAACTTACAGGTACTATTCCTAAGGAGATTGGAAGTCTCACATCtctttcagtttttaatttgaatggaaACATGCTTGAAGGCAATATTCCATCTGAGATTGGTGACTGCGTTTCACTTACTACATTGGACCTTGGAAACAATCAACTGAATGGGTCTATTCCTGAAGAATTGGGGGAACTACTCCAATTACAGTGTCTGGTTCTTTCTCACAATAATCTGTCTGGGCCTATTCCTGCCAAGAAATCTTCATATTTTCGACAACTTACCATCCCTGATTTGAGCTTTGTTCAACACCTTGGTGTATTTGATCTTTCTCACAATAGATTGTCTGGCACCATACCTGATGAACTTGGGAGCTGTGCACTGGTTGTGGATCTATTACTCAGCAACAACATGCTTTCTGGGAGCATTCCAGGATCACTCTCGCACTTGACAAATCTAACAACTTTGGATTTGTCTGGTAACTTGTTAACAGGTTCCATTCCACCAGAGCTTGGAGATGCCCTCAAACTCCAGGGTTTATATCTAGGACAGAATCAACTCTCAGATTCCATCCCTGAAAGTTTTGAGAAGTTGACTGGTTTGGTGAAGCTGAATTTGACAGGAAACAAGTTGTCTGGTCGAATTCCAAATAGATTTGGGCACATGAAGGAGTTGACTCACTTGGACTTAAGCTCCAATGAGCTCACTGGTGAGCTTCCATCATCTCTGTCAGGTGTGCAAAGCCTTGTAGGGCTTTACGTGCAGAAGAACAGGCTTTCTGGGCAAGTAGGGGAGCTCTTCTCAAACTCCATGACATGGAGGATTGAGACAATGAATTTAAGTGATAATTGCTTCACTGGGAACTTGCCAGGGTCTTTGGGAAATCTTTCCTACCTGTCAAATTTGGATCTTCATGGTAATATGTTGAGTGGAGAGATTCCTCTAGACCTTGGGAATCTAATGCAACTGGAGTATTTTGATGTTTCAGGTAACCAGCTATCTGGAAAGATTCCGGACAAGCTGTGCAGCCTAAGTAATCTGGAATACTTAGATTTGTCTCAAAACAGATTGGAGGGGCCTATACCCAGAAGTGGAATTTGCCGGAACCTATCCAGTGTTAGATTTGTGGGGAATAGAAATCTTTGTGGCCAGATGTTGGGTATAAATTGTCAGATCAAAAGCATTGGTAAATCTGCATTGTTTAATGCTTGGAGGCTTGCTGTAATTGGCATTACAAtcatattaataattataagCATTGCTTTTGTTCTACATAGATGGATTTCCAGGAGGCATGATCCTGAGGCACTTGAGGAGCGGAAACTTAATAGTTATATCGATCAAAATCTGTATTTCTTGAGCAGTAGCAGATCAAAGGAGCCTTTGAGTATCAATGTTGCCATGTTTGAGCAGCCTCTTCTGAAATTAACTCTGGCCGATATCCTCGAAGCTACTGACAACTTCAGCAAGACAAATATAATTGGAGATGGAGGTTTCGGAACTGTGTACAAGGCCACTTTAACTAGTGGAAAAACAGTTGCTGTGAAGAAGCTCAGCGAAGCTAAAACGCAGGGTCACCGCGAGTTCATGGCTGAAATGGAAACCTTGGGCAAGGTGAAGCATCAAAATCTTGTTTCCTTGCTTGGATATTGCTCAATTGGTGAGGAGAAACTTCTTGTTTACGAATACATGGTAAATGGGAGCTTAGATCTTTGGTTGAGGAACAGGACCGGGGGTCTTGAAATCCTTAACTGGAACAAACGTTACAAGATTGCAACTGGTGCGGCTCGGGGATTAGCTTTCCTTCATCATGGTTTCATACCTCATATCATTCACAGGGATGTTAAAGCTAGCAACATTTTACTCAATGAAGATTTTGAGCCAAAAGTTGCGGATTTTGGACTCGCAAGGCTTATCAGCGCCTGCGAGACTCATATCACCACTGATATTGCTGGAACATTTGGTTACATTCCACCAGAGTATGGACAGAGTGGGAGGTCCACAACAAGAGGAGATGTCTACAGTTTCGGCGTCATTTTGCTTGAACTGGTGACCGGAAAAGAGCCAACAGGGCCGGATTTTAAGGAGATTGAAGGCGGGAACTTGGTCGGGTGGGTCAGTCAGAAGATCAAGAAGGGGCATGCAGCTGATGTTCTTGATCCAACAGTTCTTGATGCAGATTCAAAGCAGATGATGCTTCAAATGCTGCAGATTGCTTGTGTGTGCCTCTCTGATAATCCTGCAAACAGGCCTACCATGCTTCAAGTGCACAAATTCTTGAAGGGGATGAAGGGAGAGTAG